The Vescimonas coprocola genome includes a window with the following:
- a CDS encoding elongation factor G has protein sequence MTANDIRNICLLGHGGSGKTTLAEQMLFMTKGTDRLGRTADGNTVCDYDAEEIKRQISISLAFAPVKYKDVRINVMDAPGNFDFSGEAISAIRAAECAVLVGAAKDGLSVGMERSWKLLGKKPRMIFVNRTDEDNSDYQACLDALKGKFGQSVVPIVAPVIDGNKKVTGIVDLLHNTAYEVKGGKVAACAIPADMADEVEALRAELMEAAAGSDEELMEKFFDTMELSAEDMARGLKLGVRDGSVCPVLCGSAVTGLGVEMLMQTIVDLVPVATDMPAETAQDDDGNDVEVACDPNGPTAAIVFKTISDQYGKYSMVKVLRGRITSDMALYNPATGNTEKLGRLYIMKGKKGEEVKEICCGDIGAIGKMDKVKTGNTLCDPKRIVRLHGMDYAQPCYSRAISPKTKQEVEKLGTGLNKLNEEDPTFHVVNNAETHQTVISGAGDIQIDVLCSKLKTRFGVDAELSAPRVAYREKIRSTVRKQGRYKKQTGGSGQFGDVHIIFEPQTEQEDMIFAENVFGGSVPKNYFPAVEKGLRESCLHGVLAGYPVVYLKATLVDGSYHPVDSSEIAFKLAANLAFKAALPEAKPVLMEPIGELKVTVPDNYVGDVMGDLNKRRGRVMGMNPTGDGETVLEAEVPMAEMMSYAIDLRSMTQSRGTFTFNFVRYEDCPAAAQEKAIAEAKALADAE, from the coding sequence ATGACTGCCAATGACATTCGCAACATCTGCCTGCTGGGTCACGGTGGCTCCGGCAAGACGACTCTGGCCGAGCAGATGCTCTTCATGACCAAGGGAACGGATCGTCTGGGCCGTACCGCCGACGGCAACACCGTCTGCGACTACGACGCCGAGGAGATCAAGCGCCAGATCTCTATTTCTCTGGCCTTTGCCCCGGTCAAATATAAGGACGTCCGCATCAACGTCATGGACGCTCCCGGCAACTTTGATTTCTCCGGCGAGGCCATTTCTGCCATCCGTGCTGCCGAGTGCGCCGTGCTGGTGGGTGCCGCCAAGGACGGCCTGTCCGTGGGTATGGAGCGCAGCTGGAAGCTGCTGGGCAAGAAGCCCCGCATGATCTTCGTCAACCGCACCGACGAGGACAACAGCGACTATCAGGCCTGCCTGGATGCTCTGAAGGGCAAGTTCGGCCAGTCCGTGGTTCCCATTGTGGCCCCGGTCATTGACGGCAACAAGAAGGTCACGGGCATCGTGGATCTGCTGCATAACACCGCTTACGAGGTCAAGGGCGGCAAGGTCGCTGCCTGCGCCATTCCTGCCGATATGGCCGACGAGGTGGAGGCCCTGCGGGCCGAACTGATGGAGGCCGCCGCCGGCTCTGACGAGGAGCTGATGGAGAAGTTCTTCGACACCATGGAGCTGTCCGCCGAGGACATGGCCCGCGGCCTGAAGCTGGGCGTCCGGGACGGCAGCGTTTGCCCGGTGCTGTGCGGCTCCGCCGTCACCGGCTTGGGCGTGGAGATGCTGATGCAGACCATCGTGGATCTGGTCCCCGTGGCCACAGATATGCCGGCTGAGACGGCGCAGGATGACGACGGCAACGACGTCGAGGTGGCCTGCGATCCCAACGGCCCCACCGCTGCCATCGTCTTTAAGACCATCTCTGACCAGTACGGTAAGTACTCCATGGTGAAGGTGCTCCGTGGCAGGATCACCAGCGATATGGCCCTGTATAACCCCGCCACCGGCAACACCGAGAAGCTGGGCCGCCTGTACATCATGAAGGGCAAGAAGGGCGAGGAGGTCAAGGAGATCTGCTGCGGCGACATCGGCGCCATCGGCAAGATGGATAAGGTCAAGACCGGCAACACCCTGTGCGACCCCAAGCGCATCGTGCGTCTCCACGGCATGGATTATGCCCAGCCCTGCTACAGCCGTGCCATCTCCCCCAAGACCAAGCAGGAGGTGGAGAAGCTGGGTACCGGCCTCAACAAGCTCAACGAAGAGGACCCCACCTTCCATGTGGTCAACAACGCCGAGACCCACCAGACCGTGATCTCCGGCGCCGGCGATATCCAGATCGACGTGCTGTGCTCCAAGCTCAAGACCCGCTTCGGCGTGGATGCCGAGCTGTCCGCTCCCAGAGTGGCTTACCGTGAGAAGATCCGCTCCACCGTCCGCAAGCAGGGCCGCTATAAGAAGCAGACCGGCGGCAGCGGCCAGTTCGGTGACGTGCATATCATCTTCGAGCCTCAGACCGAGCAGGAGGATATGATCTTCGCTGAGAACGTGTTCGGCGGCTCCGTGCCAAAGAACTACTTCCCCGCCGTGGAAAAGGGCCTGCGTGAGAGCTGCCTGCACGGCGTGCTGGCGGGCTATCCCGTGGTGTACCTGAAGGCGACGCTGGTGGACGGCTCCTACCACCCGGTGGACTCCTCCGAAATCGCTTTCAAGCTGGCCGCCAATCTGGCCTTCAAGGCCGCTCTGCCGGAGGCCAAGCCCGTGCTGATGGAGCCCATCGGTGAGCTGAAGGTCACGGTGCCTGACAACTACGTGGGCGACGTCATGGGTGACCTGAACAAGCGCCGGGGCCGCGTCATGGGCATGAACCCCACCGGCGACGGCGAGACCGTGCTGGAGGCCGAGGTTCCCATGGCCGAGATGATGAGCTACGCCATCGATCTGCGGTCCATGACCCAGTCCCGTGGTACCTTCACCTTCAACTTCGTCCGCTACGAGGATTGCCCCGCTGCGGCGCAGGAGAAGGCCATTGCCGAGGCCAAGGCTCTGGCCGATGCCGAGTAA